The following proteins come from a genomic window of Gossypium raimondii isolate GPD5lz chromosome 5, ASM2569854v1, whole genome shotgun sequence:
- the LOC105766496 gene encoding protein GRIM REAPER gives MASNTLNLIAILSLTISTLLSLYPPPAFSFQMEDFDGEEEYVLDHPVIIPNLRSRSRFLKTSPTKDKIRKGADCDPHPSLNICKGISANNGTSLLYCCKTHCRNVLSDRNNCGKCGNRCEFGQRCCGGVCTNVANNVNHCGKCGNQCSSGVQCDNGFCGYA, from the coding sequence ATGGCTTCTAACACTCTCAACCTCATTGCCATCCTCTCCCTTACTATCTCAACCCTCTTATCTTTGTATCCTCCACCAGCCTTCTCATTCCAAATGGAAGATTTCGACGGCGAGGAAGAATATGTGCTCGATCATCCTGTCATTATCCCTAACCTTCGATCAAGAAGCCGGTTCTTAAAGACCTCGCCGACGAAAGATAAGATCAGGAAAGGTGCCGATTGTGATCCTCACCCTTCTCTAAACATATGCAAGGGTATTTCCGCAAACAACGGGACCAGTCTACTGTATTGCTGTAAGACGCATTGTCGTAACGTGCTTAGTGATCGGAACAACTGCGGAAAATGTGGCAACCGGTGCGAGTTCGGGCAACGTTGCTGCGGTGGAGTTTGTACTAATGTTGCTAACAACGTCAACCACTGTGGCAAATGTGGCAATCAGTGCTCGTCTGGAGTTCAGTGTGATAATGGATTTTGTGGTTATGCTTAG